Genomic window (Fundidesulfovibrio terrae):
GTGAAGTCGATTCAATTATCTGATTGAAGAATCTGTCTGTTTCGTCAAATCGCTCGGTTGTCTGGAGCACTATCCCAATATGGGATACGCTAGAACGGGTGACATTCTTGATGATTTCCGAAGCATTTCCCTTGCCGCTGAAGGCGAGCACGTCTCCAGGAAGCATTTCTTTTCTGATTGATTCGTAGTTCATTGTTTTCATTGCCGACATGTTCAGCACCCTCCAGTCTCCCAAGTTGAACCATCATAACAATGGAACCCCATGACGGGAGTAGGTCATAAGCGCTCCAATTCGCGTTGATACGCCTACGAAAGAATAACAACGAAATCAAAATGATACAAATTATGCATATTTACTATCACGATCAAGAACAATACCATTGTTGCACACATACGACTCATTGAACACTATAATGTTGCAAATATCTTTCGAAAGCGTTCAGGAATTCAACAACCCCCTGCCGGAGCATCAAACATTCATTAACAGCAGGCTATGCCCTACGGGTATTTGCCGGAGCCAATCCGCCAGGATATCAAGGGATGCAGAGGTGGAGGTTCTGACAATCTTGCCAATTCAGATGCATGCGGGTAAGGATAGCGGCTCACCCCCCTAAAAGGAGCGCAGTCCACCGCAATGGCCCACCTGGTGTTCGACGACGTTTCAGTCAGCTTCGGCGGGCTGCAGGCACTCAGCGAGGTCAGCTTCGACCTTCGCGACGGAGAGATTCTGGGCCTCATCGGCCCCAACGGCGCGGGCAAGACCACGGTCTTCAACGTCATCACCGGCGTCTACCGTGTGAGCGCCGGCCGCGCCGCCTACGACGGCAAGCCGCTGGCGGGCACCCCGCCCCACCGCATTTTGCGCATGGGCTTGGCGCGCACCTTCCAGAACATCCGCCTCTTCCAGAACATGACCGCCCTGGAAAACGTCATGATCGCCCAGCACGGGCGCACCCGCGCGGGCGTGTTCGGCGCGGTGCTGCGCCTGCCCTCCCAGAAGGCCGAGGAGGCCCGCATCCGGGAGAAATCCCGCTGGGCCCTCGATTTCATGGGGCTTCTGGACCTGGAGGGCGAAGAGGCCCGCAACCTGCCCTACGGGTTGCAGCGCCGCCTGGAGATATCGCGCGCCCTGGCCAGCGAGCCGAGCACCATCCTGCTGGACGAGCCCGCCGCCGGGCTGAACCCCACCGAATCAGCGGCGCTCATGGGCGACATCCAGCGCATCCGCGAGCACGGCGTCAACGTGCTCATGGTGGAGCACGACATGAAGGTGGTCATGGGGCTGTGCACGCGCATCGTGGTGCTGGAGCACGGCGAGAAGATAGCCGAGGGTACCCCGGCCGAGATTCGGTCCAACCAGCGGGTCATTGAGGCGTACCTGGGAACGTCCCATTAGGGGCGCGCCCGGACGACATATTCAAGAGGAAACGGCCCACAACACGACACCCAAAACGGAGGACGACATGGCGAAACGGATCATCGGGCTTCTGGCCCTGGCTCTCACCCTGTGCGCCGGCGCGGTCCAGGCCGCCCCGCTCAAGATCGGCGTGCTGGCTCCCATCTCCGGCTCTTCCGCCGCCGACGGCAACGACATCGTCAAAGGCGTGAAGACCGCCGTCGAAGTCGTCAAGGCCGAGGGCGGCATCCCCGGCTTCGACTCCATCGAGGTGGACGTGCAGGATGACGCCTGCGATCCCCGCCAGGCCGTGGCCGGCGCCAACAAGCTGGCCAACTCCAAGGTGGCCGGCGTGGTGGGCGCGTACTGCTCCTCCGCCACCATCCCGGCCTCCGAGGTGCTCAACGAAGAGAAGATCACCATGATCACCCCCGCCTCCACCAACCCCAAGGTGACCGAGCGCGGCTTCAAGTACATGTACCGCATGTGCGGCCTGGACAGCCAGCAGGCCATCGCCGCCGTGAAGTTCATGAAGGACCAGCTCAAGGCCAAGTCCGTCTTCATCCTTGACGACAAGACCACCTACTCCCAGGGCCTGGCCAACTACGTGGCCGACGAGGCCAAGAAGGCCGGCCTGAACATCGTGGCCGTGGAGCACGTCAACGAAGGCGACATGGACTACTCCGCGGTGCTCACCAAGCTCAAGGACTCCAACGCCGACGTGTTCTACATGAGCCTGCAGAACTCCTCCGCCGGCATCCGCATGATCAAGCAGCTGCGCCAGATGGGCATCAAGTCCGCCGTGCTGTCCCAGGACGCCGTGTACCATCCGAACTTCATCAAGGAAGCCCCCGAGCAGGCCCAGGGCGTGTTCTTCACCTTCGGCTACGCGGACAAGAACGCCCCCGTGTACAAGAAGTTCCTTGAGAAATACACCGCCCTGAACGGCGAGCCCGGCGCCTACTCGGCCTACTCCTTCGACTCGGCCTACGCCCTCATGACCGCCATCAAGGCCGCCAAGTCCACCGACGCCGACAAGATCCGCGCCGAACTGATGAAGATGAACCTGCCCGGCGCCTCCAAGGTCATCAAGTTCCAGGAGAACGGCGACTCCGGCTCCAACTACGTGATCTACAAGGTCACCGGCGAAGCCTTCAAGGAGTACTACAACCCCGAGACCAACAAGCTGTTCTAGCCATTGGGTTAGCGTCCGGGGCGCGCGATAAGCACGGGCTTGACGCCGGACGCCGCGAGATGCACTTTGAGCGAGGGGAAACATGCCCAGGGCATGTTTCCCCTCGTCCTTTTGCACGAAACCCCAACGCCATATGTGACCGCAATGTTTAACAGAACCATCCTCACGACCGTCGGCCTGCTCACCTTCTCCAACGTGTTCATGACCTTCGCCTGGTACGCGCACTTAAAAAACCTGCACTCGCGCCCCTGGTGGATCGCTGCCCTGTTCTCCTGGGGCATCGCCCTGTTCGAATACATGCTCCAGGTGCCCGCCAACCGCATCGGCTACGGCACGCTCACCCTCCCCCAGCTCAAGATCATGCAGGAGGTGATCACCCTGTCGGTGTTCGCCCCCTTCTCCATCTGGTACATGAACCAGCCCCTGAAGCTCGACCACCTCTGGGCCGGACTGTGCCTGGTGGGGGCGGTGTACTTCATATTCCGCTCATAGGAACGCGAGAGAAAAATAATCCTGCCCAAAGGGTTCGCAGCCTTGACGAAAACGGCTTTCGTCTGCTCAAACAGCAGGTCCCCGAACGAGAGAGGGGGTCTTTTCCCTCAACATTGCAGCAACGAGACGGAACACCCCTGGATCATGGACTTTTTCCTCCAGCAGCTCATCAACGCCGTCACACTGGGGGGCTTTTACGCCCTGATCGCCCTGGGCTACACCATGGTCTACGGCATCATCCAGCTCATCAACTTCGCCCACGGTGAGTTCTTCGCCGCCGGCGGCTACATGGGGGTCATCCTCCTGGCCTGGATGAACAGCCAGGGCTACATGGACTCCCACCCCTGGCTGTGCCTGGGCATCGCTTTCGTGCTGGCCATGGCCTACTGCGCCGTGCTGGCCATGGGCGTGGAAAAGGTGGCCTACAAACCCCTGCGCCGGGCCTCCAAGCTCTCGGTGCTGCTCTCGGCTCTGGGCATGTCGATCTTTTTGCAGAACGGCCTCATGCTCACCCAGGGCGTCTACGACAAGACCTACCCCGGCGTGTACGCCAAGGGGGCCCTGGAGCTCGGCGGCTTCACCTTCACCTACCTGCAGCTCATCGCCATCGCCACCACGGCGCTGCTCATGGTGGGGCTCAACAGGCTGGTCTACAAGACCCGCCTGGGCAAGGCCATGCGCGCCACCGCCCAGGACCGCGTCATGGCCACCCTGGTGGGCATAAGCTCCGACCGCATCATCTCCGTCA
Coding sequences:
- a CDS encoding ABC transporter ATP-binding protein is translated as MAHLVFDDVSVSFGGLQALSEVSFDLRDGEILGLIGPNGAGKTTVFNVITGVYRVSAGRAAYDGKPLAGTPPHRILRMGLARTFQNIRLFQNMTALENVMIAQHGRTRAGVFGAVLRLPSQKAEEARIREKSRWALDFMGLLDLEGEEARNLPYGLQRRLEISRALASEPSTILLDEPAAGLNPTESAALMGDIQRIREHGVNVLMVEHDMKVVMGLCTRIVVLEHGEKIAEGTPAEIRSNQRVIEAYLGTSH
- a CDS encoding branched-chain amino acid ABC transporter permease, with protein sequence MDFFLQQLINAVTLGGFYALIALGYTMVYGIIQLINFAHGEFFAAGGYMGVILLAWMNSQGYMDSHPWLCLGIAFVLAMAYCAVLAMGVEKVAYKPLRRASKLSVLLSALGMSIFLQNGLMLTQGVYDKTYPGVYAKGALELGGFTFTYLQLIAIATTALLMVGLNRLVYKTRLGKAMRATAQDRVMATLVGISSDRIISVTFAIGAALAAASGILVGLYYGSVRYDMGFVPGIKAFAAAVLGGIGSITGAMLGGLIIGITEIFTAAYISGEYKDVFAFVILIAVLYFMPTGLMGENINDTRV
- a CDS encoding branched-chain amino acid ABC transporter substrate-binding protein: MAKRIIGLLALALTLCAGAVQAAPLKIGVLAPISGSSAADGNDIVKGVKTAVEVVKAEGGIPGFDSIEVDVQDDACDPRQAVAGANKLANSKVAGVVGAYCSSATIPASEVLNEEKITMITPASTNPKVTERGFKYMYRMCGLDSQQAIAAVKFMKDQLKAKSVFILDDKTTYSQGLANYVADEAKKAGLNIVAVEHVNEGDMDYSAVLTKLKDSNADVFYMSLQNSSAGIRMIKQLRQMGIKSAVLSQDAVYHPNFIKEAPEQAQGVFFTFGYADKNAPVYKKFLEKYTALNGEPGAYSAYSFDSAYALMTAIKAAKSTDADKIRAELMKMNLPGASKVIKFQENGDSGSNYVIYKVTGEAFKEYYNPETNKLF
- a CDS encoding DMT family protein, producing MFNRTILTTVGLLTFSNVFMTFAWYAHLKNLHSRPWWIAALFSWGIALFEYMLQVPANRIGYGTLTLPQLKIMQEVITLSVFAPFSIWYMNQPLKLDHLWAGLCLVGAVYFIFRS